GTTTGTCCTCACACCAAAGTGAGTTGTGAAAAGTGTGCAGTTGAAGTAATGCTCTGTGAAATGGACGAGCATTTGCAAAAACATTGTACAAACAACATTGTTAAATGCAGCGGCTGTCATTTATCGTTTCCTCAAATGCACTTGGGAAATCATACTCTGAATTGCCAGCAAATATACGTGGACTGCCCTGGATCAAAATATGGCTGTACATGGAAGGGACAACGAGAACTGCTTACCAGCATCCATATGTCAGACTGtgtttttttgaaattaaagGGCAGCCTGGAACAATTTGAAGGGAGACTAACGTCATTGGCCACGGAGAATGAAAACTTGAAGCTCCAGATGAGTACTATTCTAGATTCTGTAGTTCAGGGGAAAGTTCAAAACTTGGGGTATCCTTTagaaattgaggaaattagTGGCAATCTTGAAgtagaaaaagaatatgAGCTTGACCCTGTTAGGCTAAGTATGAAAAACATACGTGCCTTGGTGAAAGAACTAGAGACCAATAAAAATATGACACAGCTACTTGCGGAAGAAAACGTAGCTCTACGAGAACAGgtgaaaaatcaatggaCTATGATTGTCCAACTACAAAACCAAGTTCAGTTTATGATGATTGAGCGACGAAGACAGTTTGCTAGTTCTGGTGATTTAGAGAGATTGCATACAAAGTTGTAAGTCTTGTAGTCTAGATAGAATTTGAGTATTGTTAACATCATTGAGTTCTTGTGctatgtttttttttttagctttGAGGCCACAAACAAACGCGCCAAGCCCCCCTCCGCGTTTGTCACTCAACATTAACATGAATTTGCTCTGAAATGTGAATGGGTATTCCAGTTTGTTTagaattttgttcttctctTCACTAAGGAAAGGAAAGGAGCAATCATGCATGAAGAACTACAAATTGATCTGCATGTCAACTATGTGAAGGATTTATTTAGACACCCTTCATATTTAGTTCATTTTATGGCTGACCATTTAAAGATGAATGCCCTATACTGGGGGTTGGGCACTATGTTTCTTGTCCATCGCAAGGACGAATTTCCAAAAGAGGAGGTTGTCAAATTTATTATATCATGTATTGACGAATCAAACGGTGGGTTTGGTGCAGCTCCCAAACATGATGCACATATGTTGTCCACATTGTCGGCAATTCAAGTATTGAAAATGTATGATGCGTTGGGCGCTCTAAGTGATCAGCAACGAGCAAGAGTCGTTGAATTTGTGAAAAGCATGCAACTGCCAGACGGATCATTTCAGGGAGACCGATTTGGCGAAGTCGATTCCAGATTTGTTTACAACGCAATCCAATGTCTCTCCATTTTGGAGGAATTGACTCCGGAGATTGTGGACCCTGCAGTCGACTGGATCTTAAGGTGTCAAAACTTTGATGGTTGCTTTGGAATGGTTCCTGGTGCAGAGTCGCATGCGGCCCAGGCATTCACGTGTATAGGAGTACTGTCTATTACCAATAAACTGCACAAGTTACCTGATAGAGAGTTGCTAGAATGGTGGCTATCTGATAGACAAGTTGAAGGAGGTGGTTTAAATGGTAGGCCCGAAAAATTACCCGATGTTTGCTACAGTTGGTGGGTTGTTTCTACGATTTCCATCTTGGGGAAGTTACATTATATAGACAGTAACCAGCTCAAAAAGTTCATACTATCTTGCCAAGATTCAACTAAAGGGGGCATTAGTGACAGACAGGGCAACGAAGTAGACCTATATCACACGTTTTTTGGAATTGCAGGACTGAGTTTGCTAGGATATGAAGGCTTGGAGAGGATTGATCCAACCTACTGTCTGCCTTACGAAGTCACTGATACAATCAAAAAGTATCCATATTGAACtataaaacaaatttaTGCATTAATAAACAACTACGCTTTTAGATGTTTGAGAAGCTGGATAATACTCGATATAATGTGCTCTGTTTTGATGGTCCGTGAACTTTCCGACATTAGTTACGAAACAACCTTTGTACATGGTGGAAAGTCTGGGAGATGTCGCATCTGTCATTATTACGCAGTTAGGTAATGGAATTAGACTCAATAACGGCAAGTAGTTAGGGAGTAGTTGACGAACCTGATTCGTAAATGGCGACGCAATACCTTGATCCAATACGGTTCTAATCACTTTGTTAAACTTATCAGTTTCCGTAGTTTCTTTGATAGTCAACTTGTTAATTGTTAGTTCCTCTTCATTAACAAATGACAGCTGGGAACTAAAGGCACCGGAGTCTTCCCTTCTTTGTCGATTTAAAGCCCGttcaatttcctcatcgTTTAATTCACACAGGTACGTAAAATCATTCCGTCTCAGAGACTCCGCaatattgttgtttattatcaatatatCTTGTGACAAATAATTCAGACGACAAGGGTTTGAGGCCCATTCGACATTTTTTGCTACTCTTTCTAATTTAGACCCGAAAACAGATGGGATTTTCATCTGAGGCCACACAGAACTGGAGTTCTTTGTTACCATAGATATCCAGGGATCTCCATCTCCAGGAACAAAGACTAATTTGCAGTTCTCGCAAATCCCTTTGAAATTCTCTAAAACATTAGCTATATTGTCAAAACCAGCTTTGTATCGACCTGAATGTGTTAGTTGGTTTACAGAAGTTCCTTCTGTTATCGTGAGAGCCTGTGAAGTAAACGGCCCAACAAATACGATAGAAACAGGAAAATCGTACACGTTAATTTCTTCCATTGTACCTTTGAGCttattttgtatttcaTTTTCGATTGTCTCCAACATCTTACGCAGCTTGGAAATTGTTTCCAGATCATCTAAATATAGATGACACCCTAACACAATAATTTTGTGATCTGGATGCTGTTTGATCTCCTTATAGGTTAGTTGTTTCATAGtcaaatcaattttgccattttttgaataatcCCAATTAAAATCAAGCTCTCCAAAGGCATCAAAGGTCACTTCACGTTCCTCAGCAGGAGGATGTGCCGCAGATAAAACATGGAATTTCCCCGCTGAAGAATAAAATCCATcaataatcaaaaaattaCCTGAAACAAAATAGTagtcttttgaaaaaatgcaCTGCTTCAAAACAAGTTCTATTTTATCGCTATCATCTTGTAGCTGCCAAAGCCCATAAGAATTTTGTGTGACTAATCCAAACAATACAAATCTGTGCTCATTCCTACCCAACAAGTTCTTCACATACGTGATGTGTTTGGGGCGATGCATTTGGTTACTTATTATTGATTCAGTATTTCCATcatattttattttggagaaaacCTGATTGCGGTATAGCCTATCTCGAAGAATATGTAATCTTaccatttgaaaattgatAACTGAATCGACATCCGGAAGTTCCATCAGTTTCAGTTTAGACTCTGTATTGTGATAATCaaattgttttctttgtcgATCAAACTTGAACTTTGTGTAATGGTTTACATCTATAACTCTGAAAAAAGTTTTCCAATCAATAGAATCTTCTTTGTTATTGTTTCCACTAAAGTCAAGATTTTCAGAATCCATTAACTGTGATGCCATAAACTTTGAATCATCAAGTGTGCTTGCATCAAAATATGACGAATCGGGGTCCATGTGACCATTTTCTATATTTTCCTTCTGCTTTTGGATTCTCTTCCTTGTTCTTTGCTCATTAgcaataatttcttttataactTCAGCTACACCTTCGCCGTCAATGAAGACACCTCTCCCTTGCTCTTTCCATAGTTTTGCCACTACATCAAGAAAGGCACTTGTTTTGGGGTCTCTCTTCCACTTTGTTCCGAACCTTTTACCAACATACGCTGTCAATTGCTCAAGTGCTGATGTGTGAACATTCAGTCcatatttctttgataaaacGCGATAAGCAAACGGTCTAAACACCGATGGCTTCAGCTCAATGGGTAAAATCGGTTCTTCTATAGTATCGTCAGCAATAAATGAGCTATCCATAACTGGTTTCTATTCTATCTACTATATGAAATGTTGCTCATGCGTTAGGCTTAAAGTAGGCATTGAGTGGAgtatctttgaaattagaTCGACACCGCGTCAGTTCTTCAAAGAGGCAcgaaataaaaaaaatactagAAAATGGGTTACGCGTTACACCACGAGGTTATGTGAAACATATGAATACTTTGTTTAGCCTAAATATCAAATACTTCAGCTTCATCCTAACTTGCATAGGTGAGTGTATACTACAGACAAAGGGCAATATTAAAAGATGTCACATATCCCAGCACTGAAAACCGGGATTGGCAATAGGTACCCTGGTCGGAGATCGTCTAGGTTTTCAGAATCCTCATCATACCCAAAACAAGTCAGGTTTGGGACAGATAGACAAAAACCTATCTCATTGACACAGTCTGAAAGAGAGAAACGAAAGCAAGAagctttgaattttttgcGGAATGAAACATCTGGTATTAAGAGAGCTTCCATTTTTGACTCGGGGTTGGAAGGCGGCAATGATAGGGCAGTGCCAACaatacaaagaaaaacacaaTCAGATTTGAGACGTTCCTTGTCAGCCAACTTAAAAACATACGAATTACTGGGAGAAACTCCAATTTCCCGTCTATCACGAAATCCCTCCAAatcatatatatatgacGAcaactctttgaaaaatattacGAGAGAATCgcttaaaaaaaacccaCTGCCGTTCAGGCAAACAGTAGAGGACAACTCATCACGTATTTCTAAACCCAATTCAAACTATTACAGAAGAAATAATGGCTTATTGAACTCACTAAGCAACTTTGGGTCAAAAGTGTTTAAATCCATATTGTATAATGAAGACGATACCGtccaagaaaatgaacaacATGCAAGTTCGTCTTACTTGAATGACTTAAAAATACAGCGGCTGAAGCAAAAAGAGCTAGACTTGAAGCTTCAAGAAAGAATGCGATATTTGGATGAGCTTGACAGAAAAATTGccataaaagaaaatgaacagTTCAACAATACCTTTGTCGAGTCTGTAAATATTGACAAACAAATACAGAAGCTAGATGATAGATTGCATAGCATTCTTGAAGAAGTCAATTCAAGCTCCAATAACAAACTTATAAAGGAACTGCGAGAAATCAAGGAAGAAATAGTATCATTACGCCGAAAGCAGGAATCAAACAACTTGAAATTTGAATCAAAGTTTGAAGACATGCGCCTTGAAAACCAAATGaatagaagaaaatttGAGCGGTTGTTGAAAGATCTGGAGGAGAAGCACAAGGAATTGGATGTAGCAAAGACGTCGATGAAAAATCTGATCAACCAAAAATCTGTTGaacttcaagaagaaaaagatgatGAGAATTCCGATGAAGCTGACAACTGTGATAGCGGGAACTTAGACGCAGCTGATGAGCATGAAATTGATGTCATGGAAAAGGAGGAGGCACAAGATATAATACGgtatattttgaataacAGGCGGCGTGGTCAAAAGAAAGGGGTACATCTGGACAAAGCCAAAGTCAGACAAATACGAAGcaatttaaagaaaattgaggaTGGAGCTCGTATAAACAAAGCCTGACTTCAAATCAAgtttagttttcttttgttccAAAATTGTTTAGCCAAAAGTACACAAGAATTTATTTTATGTAAAATAGTAATATATTTAGTCATTAAGTTAGGGGATATAGACTGGTATCGACACTAATTTTATATTATCATTGACGTTCAGCTTATGGGATATTCGAATTATTagcaaaaagaagaaagaaaggagtttttttttcaagaaactcTTGGAATCTAGTTCCATTTAGTGTTGATGGTGAACATGTCTTTTAAAAAGACTGAAAAATCCGCCTTCacttctcttttcaaagttatTCTTGGTATCAATATAATTGCAGCCAACAGTAACTGTATCATCGTTATTGTAAGCATAACATGTAGTGCCAGCAGCACATTGTGTAGTAACCCACTCTCCGAAGTTACACATTGCAAATCCACCATTGGCGTCACAGGCGATATCACCTTCAGTGCATGAAGATTGACCCAAGTATAGaccattttgaaagtttgCATTCAAGCATTTTGCCTTTGCCAAGCCGGATAGATCCGAGCAATCTTTTGCAGAAGTGTTACTACTGCTGCCACTTTGCCCCTTGTTTTGGCTCGTTGCAGTTGGTAATGATAAATCTTGAGAAGTTGTATAAGTGACCAATGTAGTTGGTGAATATGTAACGGCAGGTCCTGGCTCTCCCAAAGACGACATTGGTTCTTGCTGTTCTGCAGATGTGGTTTCTGTGGTTGGAACTTCGCTAGTAATTGAGGATGATGTAGACGAGGTGCTTGTCTGAGGAACAGGTTGTGTGGTAGGAGCAGAGGAAGTTGTCGAGGTTTCTAAAGTAGCGGATGAAGATGTCAACGCTTCAAAGGTAGAAGCAGATGTGGCCAGTgtagaggaagaggagCTTGATTGGCCACTATAAGCATCATCAAGGATTTCTTGTAAATTATTACCAAAAGATTCACCATTCACTTGGTTACTTTGCGACCAAGAAGCATCCCATAGAACAAACCCACCAAAATTGGAGTCTTCTTTGTTGAGGATGTAGTTATCAAAGGTGCtcttaatttcatcaacagttGCATAACCGGAACCTGCAGCACCTGGAGCTGAAGGTAAACCCAAGAAAAGCTTGATGTCTTTGTTAGGCGAGACGTTTTTCGCATAGTCAGCCCATGTATCCCAGTTGAAGTTAGTTCCCAAAGTAGAACAGTAGTTATTATagaattgaacaaaagcAAAATCTAAATCTGCATTTGACATCAGATCACCGACAGAAGCATCTGGGTAAGGGCATTGTGGAGCAGCGGATAGATAGTAGGTTTTGGAAGTGTCTTCCTTGAAGTAGTTTCTCAATTCGGTTGCAAGAGCGGCATATCCAGTTGGGTTATTGTtctcaatatcaaaatcaaatccatcaaCTATTGCATCATCGAAAGGCCTTTCCACCGAATCGTCGCTACCTGCACCAAAGGTGTTCCACAGAGTTTTGGCAAAGTCTTTAGCTGCCGCATCATCTGAAAATCCATAGGCTCCCGAAGCACCACCCATGGATAGCAAGACGGTCTTACCAAGAGATTGACATTTCTTGATGTCGCTTGCAATAGTTGAGCAATGTAAGGTACCATCTGAGTAAGTGTCTGAACAAGCATTTGCAAAATTCACATTGAGAGTGTCCACACCAAAACTGTCGATAAAGGACAAGATGTAAATATCAGCCGACTCAGACTCACAGTATGAAGCAAGGTTTGTCTGCGAGCCTGCGGAATTTTGACCCCAATAGAGAGCCACGTTAGTATTGTCAGAAATGGCAGAGaccaattgaagaaataccGATGTCAGAATAAATGAAGCTagcatttcttttttaatttcttgGAGTAGTTTTTGTGTTGTAAATTGTCGTGGAAATATTAAAGGAAAGTAAGTAGTTGGAGACTATTTGTCAAAATGAGTGTATATAGTTGGAGTATGGATTCAAACGAAAGACTATAAACTATATCCTTGGGgaatagtttttttttaatttttttttttgctggGTTTTTATGTGTAGgttgttattgttttaCCTTGGAGAAGTAAAGAAATGAATatagaagatgaaaaatattcCACTAAACCTGCAAGCTTTTTGGTTCGCTATGTAGTGGTTGAGGCTAGTTATTTATATTCTAATGCAAATGGCATCTTTCTGAATATGTCCCCCTAGTGGTGCTCTACATCTCTACAGAACCTCTAACGTCACCATTGACAGAGACAATGTCTTGATAGAATAGCTTCCAAGGTGGCTGTCCTTTGGAAAAGTGAAATTGCCGCATTGGGTAACTGTGCGtagaaagaggaaattcCATGGACAGCCTCCTCAGGAATTCATTTGCGCCAAGGCACATGGGGCTGGTTTTAAGAGTGTACGGAATTAGATGTGAAGctaaaaatacaaaacgTTGGTAGAAGATAGTAGATGCCAGTAGATGGGACTAGAACGGCTAGTCGAGGATGTAGAAGTATACCCTACTGCGAAGCTCTACAGTGGACTCATCTGTGTCGTCTTTGAATAGGGGGCTCCAATGCTGCATTTCGACAAAGTGAGgagtgaaattgaaaggGTCTTGCTGACAagtttcaaagaattgcAGGTCTGCATGGTAGAGTTTAGGTCTGTGCGGTGAGAATGTGACCAAAATCTTCCCCTTATTAGGGGTGAGTAGGTCTCTGCAAGTTTGCAAAAGTTTCAGATGTTCACTATGGTTGAATATGACATCGCTCAGGATGATTGTGTCAAAAGTTGATTTGGAGCCATCTGTGTTTGTCTTTAACATATCGACAATTTCCGTAGTGTCGTTCCCCCAAATGTACCCTAGGGCCGAACAGTTGTCTTGGACGTTGTTTTCAGTGATGTTCTTGCGGATGTTGACAATAAGGTCCGGGTCCGGGTAATCTGTAGACACCACGTATTGGGCGCCCAAACGGGCAGCCAATATGGAAGGCAGTGCTCCACCGGCACCCACTTCAAGGATACTCTTCCCCCGAACGACAGTATCGGCATTATTTTCCAAGTATTTTGCCAGGTATAGACAGGCATGTGTGAGAATATGTCCATAGAGTGGGGAGGAGCCTACCAAATTGATCTGAATGTTTTCGTTCGTCTTGATGGTGGTGTATGTGGCCAGAGTTCCAGGCCGGG
The Pichia kudriavzevii chromosome 2, complete sequence DNA segment above includes these coding regions:
- a CDS encoding uncharacterized protein (PKUD0B09920); translation: MIVDCYLFSYFPDITSMSHSYTIPYSPWEDDYPKKVTSLSIDMKSLVYETPSRSLDHITCPICKHPFLKPYSTICGHTFCKACINESFKSVLGEKCPLDRVPLNVNDEAEVYPAPIILTNITDDLIVKCVNSEDGCTWRGERWSVRNHVLEKCAYTRIKCTCGLFCSRRMLLENKLITEDFHPVDRDGIAVCPHTKVSCEKCAVEVMLCEMDEHLQKHCTNNIVKCSGCHLSFPQMHLGNHTLNCQQIYVDCPGSKYGCTWKGQRELLTSIHMSDCVFLKLKGSLEQFEGRLTSLATENENLKLQMSTILDSVVQGKVQNLGYPLEIEEISGNLEVEKEYELDPVRLSMKNIRALVKELETNKNMTQLLAEENVALREQVKNQWTMIVQLQNQVQFMMIERRRQFASSGDLERLHTKL
- a CDS encoding uncharacterized protein (PKUD0B09930; similar to Saccharomyces cerevisiae YPR176C (BET2); ancestral locus Anc_7.533), which codes for MHEELQIDLHVNYVKDLFRHPSYLVHFMADHLKMNALYWGLGTMFLVHRKDEFPKEEVVKFIISCIDESNGGFGAAPKHDAHMLSTLSAIQVLKMYDALGALSDQQRARVVEFVKSMQLPDGSFQGDRFGEVDSRFVYNAIQCLSILEELTPEIVDPAVDWILRCQNFDGCFGMVPGAESHAAQAFTCIGVLSITNKLHKLPDRELLEWWLSDRQVEGGGLNGRPEKLPDVCYSWWVVSTISILGKLHYIDSNQLKKFILSCQDSTKGGISDRQGNEVDLYHTFFGIAGLSLLGYEGLERIDPTYCLPYEVTDTIKKYPY
- a CDS encoding uncharacterized protein (PKUD0B09940; similar to Saccharomyces cerevisiae YPR175W (DPB2); ancestral locus Anc_7.532), which produces MDSSFIADDTIEEPILPIELKPSVFRPFAYRVLSKKYGLNVHTSALEQLTAYVGKRFGTKWKRDPKTSAFLDVVAKLWKEQGRGVFIDGEGVAEVIKEIIANEQRTRKRIQKQKENIENGHMDPDSSYFDASTLDDSKFMASQLMDSENLDFSGNNNKEDSIDWKTFFRVIDVNHYTKFKFDRQRKQFDYHNTESKLKLMELPDVDSVINFQMVRLHILRDRLYRNQVFSKIKYDGNTESIISNQMHRPKHITYVKNLLGRNEHRFVLFGLVTQNSYGLWQLQDDSDKIELVLKQCIFSKDYYFVSGNFLIIDGFYSSAGKFHVLSAAHPPAEEREVTFDAFGELDFNWDYSKNGKIDLTMKQLTYKEIKQHPDHKIIVLGCHLYLDDLETISKLRKMLETIENEIQNKLKGTMEEINVYDFPVSIVFVGPFTSQALTITEGTSVNQLTHSGRYKAGFDNIANVLENFKGICENCKLVFVPGDGDPWISMVTKNSSSVWPQMKIPSVFGSKLERVAKNVEWASNPCRLNYLSQDILIINNNIAESLRRNDFTYLCELNDEEIERALNRQRREDSGAFSSQLSFVNEEELTINKLTIKETTETDKFNKVIRTVLDQGIASPFTNQVRQLLPNYLPLLSLIPLPNCVIMTDATSPRLSTMYKGCFVTNVGKFTDHQNRAHYIEYYPASQTSKSVVVY
- a CDS encoding uncharacterized protein (PKUD0B09950) yields the protein MSHIPALKTGIGNRYPGRRSSRFSESSSYPKQVRFGTDRQKPISLTQSEREKRKQEALNFLRNETSGIKRASIFDSGLEGGNDRAVPTIQRKTQSDLRRSLSANLKTYELLGETPISRLSRNPSKSYIYDDNSLKNITRESLKKNPLPFRQTVEDNSSRISKPNSNYYRRNNGLLNSLSNFGSKVFKSILYNEDDTVQENEQHASSSYLNDLKIQRLKQKELDLKLQERMRYLDELDRKIAIKENEQFNNTFVESVNIDKQIQKLDDRLHSILEEVNSSSNNKLIKELREIKEEIVSLRRKQESNNLKFESKFEDMRLENQMNRRKFERLLKDLEEKHKELDVAKTSMKNLINQKSVELQEEKDDENSDEADNCDSGNLDAADEHEIDVMEKEEAQDIIRYILNNRRRGQKKGVHLDKAKVRQIRSNLKKIEDGARINKA
- a CDS encoding uncharacterized protein (PKUD0B09960; similar to Saccharomyces cerevisiae YLR286C (CTS1); ancestral locus Anc_6.80), producing the protein MLASFILTSVFLQLVSAISDNTNVALYWGQNSAGSQTNLASYCESESADIYILSFIDSFGVDTLNVNFANACSDTYSDGTLHCSTIASDIKKCQSLGKTVLLSMGGASGAYGFSDDAAAKDFAKTLWNTFGAGSDDSVERPFDDAIVDGFDFDIENNNPTGYAALATELRNYFKEDTSKTYYLSAAPQCPYPDASVGDLMSNADLDFAFVQFYNNYCSTLGTNFNWDTWADYAKNVSPNKDIKLFLGLPSAPGAAGSGYATVDEIKSTFDNYILNKEDSNFGGFVLWDASWSQSNQVNGESFGNNLQEILDDAYSGQSSSSSSTLATSASTFEALTSSSATLETSTTSSAPTTQPVPQTSTSSTSSSITSEVPTTETTSAEQQEPMSSLGEPGPAVTYSPTTLVTYTTSQDLSLPTATSQNKGQSGSSSNTSAKDCSDLSGLAKAKCLNANFQNGLYLGQSSCTEGDIACDANGGFAMCNFGEWVTTQCAAGTTCYAYNNDDTVTVGCNYIDTKNNFEKRSEGGFFSLFKRHVHHQH
- a CDS encoding uncharacterized protein (PKUD0B09970; similar to Saccharomyces cerevisiae YLR285W (NNT1); ancestral locus Anc_6.79), which gives rise to MSETFIPTTLFQEPETYTPDPRPGTLATYTTIKTNENIQINLVGSSPLYGHILTHACLYLAKYLENNADTVVRGKSILEVGAGGALPSILAARLGAQYVVSTDYPDPDLIVNIRKNITENNVQDNCSALGYIWGNDTTEIVDMLKTNTDGSKSTFDTIILSDVIFNHSEHLKLLQTCRDLLTPNKGKILVTFSPHRPKLYHADLQFFETCQQDPFNFTPHFVEMQHWSPLFKDDTDESTVELRSRVYFYILD